The sequence GCCACATGGGCATGACCCGCATCACTGTGCAGAACCTGGAAATCGTGGAGATCCGCGCCGACGAGAACCTGATTCTCGTCAAGGGTGCGATCCCCGGTGCCAACGGCGGGCTCGTCGTGCTGCGCGGTGCCTCTAAGGGAGGCAAGTAATGGCGCAGATTGACGTCATCGGCAAGAACGGCGGTCGCAAGATCGACGTGGATCTGCCGGAAGTGAACAAGAACATCCTGCACGACGTGGTCACCTGGCAGCTCGCCAGCCGCCGTCGTGGCACGGCCAGCACCAAGACCCGCGCGCAGGTCAGCCGCGGCGGCAAGAAGATGTACTCCCAGAAGGGCACGGGCAATGCCCGTCACGGCGACCGCAGCGTCCCGACCTTCGTGGGTGGCGGCGTGGCCTTCGGGCCCAAGCCCCGCTCCTACGGATACACCCTGCCCCGCCAGGTGCGTCAGCTGGGCCTGGGCATGGCCCTGGCCGCCCGCCAGGGTGAAGGCAAACTGATCGCCGTGGACGGCTTCGACCTCGACGGCAAGACCAAGGGCTTCCTGAGCTGGGCCGCGCAGAACGGTATGGACGGCAGCGAGAAGGTGCTGCTCGCCACCGACGACGAGATGGCCCGCCGCGCCGCCCGGAACGTCAGCTGGATCAGCGTGATGCCGGTCGCGGGCGTGAACGTCTACGACATCCTGCGCCACGACCGTCTGGTCATCGACGCCGCCGCGCTGGAACTCGCGGACGGCGAAGGGGACGAAGCATGAGCTACTACGACATTCTTCAGGCCCCCGTGATCAGCGAGAAGGCGTATGCCGGCATGGAACGCGGCGCGTACTCCTTCTGGGTGAGCCCCAAGGCCACCAAGACCGAGATCAAGGACGCCGTGCAGAAAGCCTTCGGCGTGCAGGTCATCGGGATCAGCACCATGAACGTCCCCGGCAAGCGCAAGCGCGTCGGCAAGTTCATCGGACAGCGCAACGACCGCAAGAAGGCCATCGTCCGCCTCGCCGAAGGCCAGACCATCGCCGCCCTTGAAGGCCAGGCCTAAGGAGAGATTGAACATGGCCGTCAAGAAATACCGTCCCTATACCCCGTCACGTCGCCAGATGACGACGGCGGACTTTAGCGGACTGACCAAGAAGCGCCCCGAGAAGGCGCTGACCACCGCGCTGCCCAAGACCGGCGGACGCAACAACCGTGGCCGCATCACCAGCCGCTTCATCGGCGGCGGGCACAAGCGCCTGTACCGCATCATCGACTTCAAGCGCCGCGACAAGGCGGGCGTGCCCGGCAAGGTCGCCGCGATCGAGTACGATCCCAACCGCAGCGCCCGCATCGC comes from Deinococcus sp. KSM4-11 and encodes:
- the rplD gene encoding 50S ribosomal protein L4; this translates as MAQIDVIGKNGGRKIDVDLPEVNKNILHDVVTWQLASRRRGTASTKTRAQVSRGGKKMYSQKGTGNARHGDRSVPTFVGGGVAFGPKPRSYGYTLPRQVRQLGLGMALAARQGEGKLIAVDGFDLDGKTKGFLSWAAQNGMDGSEKVLLATDDEMARRAARNVSWISVMPVAGVNVYDILRHDRLVIDAAALELADGEGDEA
- a CDS encoding 50S ribosomal protein L23, with translation MSYYDILQAPVISEKAYAGMERGAYSFWVSPKATKTEIKDAVQKAFGVQVIGISTMNVPGKRKRVGKFIGQRNDRKKAIVRLAEGQTIAALEGQA